Below is a window of Maylandia zebra isolate NMK-2024a linkage group LG19, Mzebra_GT3a, whole genome shotgun sequence DNA.
TGAACACCTGAGGGGTCCTTAAATTAGACATAACCAAATTGTGCATGGATTGGGTTTAAAGAAGTTGTTTGGCAATTTGAAAAACAGTTGGGGGGCGGTTCTGTTTCTCTAAGCTAGACGCTAATGTTAGCAAGCTAGTTAGCTTGGTGTAAAAACTgggaaaagcaaacaaagcttCTGCGTCTCCTTTTGAAGACTTCAAAACGAATGTGCAGCTGAAAAGCTCACCTACTAGCAGCTTGTAATTTGTTTAAGTTatttaaatttcacatttcaatCACGATAATATTACAGAATTTAGAAAGCTACTCCACTGAGTCGAGGATCAGTACATAAACTTTGTGAAATAACTGTCATTTTCACACGTTAAACCTTTTTGTactaaatgaagacaaaacaaaTATGTGGTAATTATCAAAAAAGCTGGTAATGGAGTAATAGACTCGATGTGTGATGTATATGATAAACCTGCCTAATTCTTAGCTATAAAGTAATTCTGATTGCCCTGATTGATATGACTGATGTTTAATTGCTCAACAGTGCTGCCCAGAGACTGCTATGAAATGCTGATGGCCTCTTCAGGCCGGGCCAGAGACGGAGTGTACCTGATCCAACCAGGGGACTCCCCCATTGTGGCCTACTGTGCCATGCAGGAGGGAGGCTGGACCGTGGTGCAGCACATTACTGTGAATAGCAGTGTGAATTTTGATTGCACTTGGGCTGAATATAAGAAAGGCTTTGGTTTTATCACTGGAGATCATTGGCTTGGGAATGACTACCTTCATCAGCTTACCCGTGGGCCTGCACGCTATAAACTAGGAATAAAACTTGTGGACCAAGATGCTGTCACAAAGATGGGAGAGTATGATCCATTCCTGGTGGAGGATGAAGCATCAGCTTATAGACTGAGACTGGGGTTGTTTGAGGGAACGACCGTAGACGCTCTGACGCTGGATACAGAGAACTATCTCCATGACAACCAGAAATTCACCACTAAAGACAGAGACAATGATAACTACTTCCAGAACTGTGCCAAACTGGAGTTTCAAGGGGTGCCGGGAGGAGGCTGGTGGTACGACGCCTGCGCCGGCGCCAATCTGAATCGCAGAAATGTCATCTACTGGCAAAAAGACTGCAACAAGGAGCGGCTGTGCAAGTATGCATGGATGATGGTGAGACCTTCTGACACAGTGAAACTGATTCAGAGTGGAGACTGCAAGAAGGATGAGCTATAAGGACGTCATTCCCAGGATTTGTGCCAGATTTGAGTTTTTGTCATTAAACACAACAATGGGTGATATCAGGGATTTTCTTGTAGTGACTACTGGACCTTCTATTGACCACATTTTATTCAAAAATGCATGGACATGATCACAAAAtactgaaaagaaacaaaaacgcATCACAAACTTGAAATACAGTAAAAAGTCGCAGTACAGATTTAGCTCTAGCTTTGTTTCCATCACACACCAAGTCAGTATACTTGAAGCAAAGCatgttttttagttttgtttttttctttctgaaaatTGCAAGTGCAGACTCCTGGTTTATCACAGTTACCAAGAAGTGTTTCATGGCATTATAGCTTATgacagataataaaaaaaaaatagcctgTGCAAGGCATCTTCCATTCAGTGGGTACACAAAGGAGCAGCGCACCAACATATTTTCCACAGTACATTACAAGTTTGCCAGAAATACAGTGATATTGATTTAGCCACAGTAAAACATACTGTAGTTCAATGCTTAATGAAAACGAAAATATCCTgagaataaaatgtaataaagagAATTCATAAACAGTGTGAGCTGTTAAATCCTCCACAAAACTTCCAATGTAAACACTGACATTATTAACAAGTTAGTTATTCCCAATCGGTAAACTCAAGTGATCCATTAATGCCTTTTACGCATGATTCCTATAACCGTATTTTGCACTGGGATTTCGCACGACATGAAAATCATAGCAAGTGATGACAAAACAATGAAGCTGACTCTCTACACATTTATTCATTGGACAAATTACAGTGGCACACATTAAAAGGCTTTCATGAACATCAAGTAAGTGTCTTGACTTAACGAGCAAGAGTCCGACATCACGATGAAGCATATTAgcccttttaaataaaaacaacgaCAGCCATTTGGAAATACACCTCATCAGTACAAGCACAATACTTTAAGAATTAAagagctctgtgtgtcttgtgaCATTTTGGGTATGAGTGCATCAGCTTGACTTTTTAGACTGGAGCAACTTCACGATGGTCTCCATATATCAAAGTGTGCTGCTGTGTAAATCAATGGCGTAAATGTGCTTCAACTTGGAGAAAAATACTGGtttgttttgtatatttttgaccCTACATACAGTGtacaaaatatataatattcttCCAGCAGCAATTACCATACACTATAGCAAACCTACTGATTAATGAGCAGCACTATAAGATGTACTAGGCTCTGGATATCTTTTGATATCACCTAATACGTATGCACAAGTTCATAAAGCCAAAGTTATTGGTGCAAACATGTGATTTACAGCCACTGTCTCACAACTTCTTCATGTCATTTTAGAGCTGACCACAGGGTTTTGTCCATACCAGTATAGTTTCTCTTcaatccttttctttttccactgGCAGAGTAAGAGCATGCGGAAGGTCTTTTGGAAGGTCTTGTTGCAAAGGGCGTAGCACATGGGATTGACGGTGCTGTTGACGTAGCACAGCCAGTAGCCCAGGTGCCAGAGGGAGACGGGGATGCATTGAGAGCAGAAGGTAGAAATCAGCACCATGATGTTATAAGGAGTCCATGTTAAGATGAAGGCCAGCAGGATGGCGCTGAGAGTTTGAGCTGCCTTTCTTTCCTTGATCAGCACCATCCTTTTTCTCTTGGTGATCTGGCTCTTCAGCGTTGTGTCTATGGGCTTGGACATGGTGGAGGTGGACGGAACGCTCATGGACTCGGCCGAGGAGAATGTTGGCGACGTGATTTTCGTGTCTCCGTTTCTGCTTTGGTGCTCCGTGTGACTTTCCTTGGTCACTGGTTTAAACTTGTAGGACACACACTTGCTGCTCTTCTGGGAGTTGCTTTTGGGTGGCGTCTGAAAGAAACTCTCTTCATCGTAGCTGCTGAGCTGCTCGCTCTCGCTGCATACTCCACTCTTGGTGGCTTTGCAAGCCTGGTTCCCAAAAGAGGTCTGGAAGCCTCCTGGAGACACTGGCCTGTCCTCGTCCTCAGAGGAGGCGTAGCTGTTAAAGgtggtcagctgaccagcttTGGACCACTCATCGCTGGTGGTGGCCGCTGATTTGACCGCGTTGCTCCTGGTGGAGGAGGACCACGAGGCCTGGTTCCTGTCTTGTGATGCTGAACTTAGTTTACAGCTAAAACAAGATCTGATGATGGTTTTCTGAGGCTGAGCCACCCCAGACTCTGTAGAACAGTTAATCCCTTGAAGCTCTGCAAGATCTTTGGTCCTCTTTTCTGTCTCCTTGTAGATTCTGCAGTAGAGGATTGTCATGACAGATACAGGGACGTAAAAGGCTGCAATAGCTGTCCCAAAAGTAATTACAGGCTCAGAGAAAAACTGGATTTGGCATTGCCTCTCGGGTACAGTCCTCTTTCCAACAAAGTACTGCCAGCAGAGAATAGGCGGGGCCCACAGAACAAGTGACACTAGCCACGCTAAACCTATCATGATCCCAGCTCGTTTAGGAGTCCGTTTGGCCCTGTAAGTTAGAGGCCTGGTGATGGAGAAATATCTGTCAAAACTGATCACCAGCAGGTTCATGACTGAGGCATTGCTAGCTACGTAGTCCAATGCCAACCACAAGTCACAGGCGAGGTTTCCCAAGGCCCAGTAACCCATCAGTATGTAAGAGGTGTATAGATTCATGGAGAAAACACCTATGATGAGATCTGCAGCTGCCAGACTCAGCAGGTAGTAATTGTTCACTGTCTTCAGCTGGCTGTTGACTTTAAAGGAGACCATTACTAGAACATTCCCCACAATGGTAATGAGGCTGACTATAGCCGAGACAGTTGCAATGGTGATCACCTCCCAGAGACTGTGGGTGACCAGGTGGATATCCATCGTGCTGGTATTTACTGTGGAGTTCATGTTTTCTCCTTCCATGGCCTTCTCCTGGTTATTGGCATCCAAGTATCGCAGGAGTCTTTAATACCAGGTTTGTCATTTCCACTAAGCCctcctgaaaaaaagaagaaaagaagcatTACTCTGTATGTctgccactagatggcagcagTTCAGTGCACATGAACTAGTCAAACCTGGACTTAAATTCATGTTGGGGTGTTAATACTGAGGCTgatatgtttgtgtctgtgacaaaatgcaaaaaaggaCAAATGATTTTATCTTGTGTTAAAACTGAAATTCTGAAACAGACAAGTGATGATGGggattgtagttttgttatTCATTCAGCCATTGCAATTTTAGAGAGTGAATATTTTAGTAATCATCCTTCTCTGACAGATATTCACTGCATTTTGAGATTCTTGTTGAGAAACGAATTGTTCGCTCACATACAAATATGTTCTATTTGTAATAACAAGTTTCTTTTAcatgtgtaaataaaacagtaTTTTAAATATCCCTACTCGAAGCGCCTAATATATTTGCTTAAGTAAATAAgtacatttatttataaagcaataTCAATTTATATCCAACAGAATGGAGCAGACCTATCAAGTGATGATCTATTATTTTTGTGTACTTACTATGTTACACGTTTGCTGCTTGTGATTGGCCCGAGCCTACAAACAATTGTCAGATGCTTGGAAAGGTTGTTGGCGCTACTAGTCACATGCATTGTGTGTAGTCGACATGATTGTCAATTTAACATGTTTTTGGAGGGAGCGTTAATCTGCTGGAAGATGTTTAATTtatacatatattatatatCATTTCACAGATCCAGTATAGGTAGTAATTGCCTGCATACACTTGAGACTTGCTGTCAGCTTATTTGCATGTATCAGTCTGTTGTCATTTTTAGGATGGACCGCATTTAATTAGCAAGTAGGCAAACCTGATGTTTGATCATTAGCTTGGTTTCTCCTGCTAATGCATTTTCTTGGATGTAGGGGGGAAAGTAGCATATGAATGCAGGGACAGTAAGTGACCACTACAGCTATTAATTCACAACTGATCACAGTGAAAAATCGCACATGCACATGGAAGCTCACAACATACAGGGTTCCTCCCTCTCAGGTTAGACCAGGTGAAAATGTTCTTCTGTGCTGGAAACTACAGTTAATAGCGAGTGTGAGGCTATCCACCCAAAGCCCGTAGGAAATGGCTATGGCTTGATGCCTCGTCTATCATGGAGTACAAACACATCTGTGCGGTCTTGCACTGACTTTGATCAGTTTGAAATCTACTGAAGCAAGATTAAATCCTGTGAAACTGAATATATTTGCATATACAACTGATACAGATTCATACCCATTCATGTAGACtatttgtttatatataaatgctACTTGGCTGTGAGGCACtagtttttctcttgtttctaCGAGTTAATAGGCTGTCGTTCCCTCTATCTTTCTAGAGCGGTCAGTCTTCCCTCAGGAAATGCTGCAGCCAACTGGGCACCACGGCACTGGTATTTTCATCCCTGCCACTTGGTCTGCTTAAAATTAGGAAATCGCCATGTTACAGCCCAGCATCTGTGTCCTGTGTACGACCTTCCAAACTCTAAAACTTTATGTTCAAATTCACACTTATTCTGTTCGACTGAAAATAATACAGCTACGGCATATGGTGAATCTACCATCGGGGAGGTGCAGATGCTCTGAGACTCTCAGTGCAGAGCAACAATGAACTCAGTGCAGATAACCTCCATGTGGGTAGCAGCAAATGCAGCCTCAGGCTGTCAGCCAGAGTACTGGCACACATGTAGGTACAGACAGCTTTACATATTACCCTCTCAGCCAGCCTGTTCCAAAACACAGGCACAGCTAGGACAGCAGTCAGTGTTGTGGAACTGGGTTTCAGACACGTATACAAGCATTTATGTTTTAGCTGACTAAGCCTGGACTAAAAGACTACTTTCATTTACTAAGTAAATAACCAAATGTAGATATCTAACAGTATCCCAAATGGTAACCTTAGTTTAGGCACAAAAAATTGTTTAAATCTTTGAATCTAAAGTCGTTAAACTCCAGTTTACTTAAAATGACTTTGTCAGAGTTATTTTGAGATTATTTTGTGATCCTGAAAATGCTGCTGGAGTCTGAGCTCGGGTAAAAGGAAACTTTCTCTTAACGTCACGCTCAGGTGGATAACTCCTCCAGAAAGAGATGTATCGCTGTCCGCAATGTAATTCTCTGGATATAATCACAACCTCACTTGAGAAATAACGTTCTTATTCACAGGCATTTCTTGGACAGTGCCAGGTAAGCAGGAGTGCCAGTGGTAGCCTGAGGCCCGCACAAATAACATTACAGTGACGGTGCGACAGTTGGAGTCCTCCGGCAGGACTTCAAATGTCCCTCATCTTGTTATAGAATAGCATTTCATATCACATTACTCGAATCCCTGCATCATTACCCTGCTTTGAATAAACTATTTACAAATTTCAAATATGGGCGGCATGCTGTGGTTGGCGCTGTCGCCTCAGAGCAAGAGGGTTCAAACCCACCggccagctggggcccttgtgTGTGGAGACTACATGCTCTCCCTGAGCTTGAGTGGGTTCTCTTCTAGTACTCTGGTTTCCTCCCGAAGTCCAAAGACATTACCCACTCCCATAACAAGCCTCAAGCTGAGAGAGTTTTTGCCATCACCATCTTAGTGTTTTTAATCTTGATGTGATGAGTGACCAGTGACTCCTGTGAAACTGAGGATTAACGACTTCAGTCACAAATCTTAATAATTCACATTTCTGACTCTTGTAATCAAAATCAACCTAAAGTTCTAGTGATTTCAACCTATGACTAGTAATTTAATCCATAAAGTCaacatgaaattatttattGAGATTATAGAGCAAGGTGCCTCTTGGACTTCAATATAACCAGAAGTCTTTGGAAACCAGAGTGTTCCCCTGTGGGCCATTTAAAATAATGTAGGTTAATGGAATTTCTTTGTTGGCTTCCTTTTTTAGACCTTTTATAGCATCAATCAACTATCAGTAGCCAATATACTAAGACTGGAGACACTAACATGCTAAAATAAGACACTGAATTGACGATGGACTTTGCAGCTAGTGTGATCCCATCAAAAGATGGATCAATTTGTCAATGTTCATTGCACAAACTAATGTCAGCCTCAGTTAACATCTTCCAGATAACATCATGTTAGTGTCAATGTAGCACGACAAAAGTAACATGTTGAATAGCATCACTGTCATTTGGAGTCCATATTCACTCCCTGTTGGTTTCTTTTTATGGTCTGCTAAACACAAAGTAATTCTGCTGCTCAAACTTCCAACACGTTCACAAGCTAGGTATTAACTAAGCCCCATTCATAGACTGTAAAAACAGCACATATGTTGCCACCTTGATGCCATGCGTCCTTTTGTAAAGTCCTGTTAAGTCTTTAAGTGCTTCCAATGTTGGCATCTTGGAGTTTTGAAGCCAGGTGTCAAATAGTCAGAGCTTTCCAATCACAAGGTAGGCCTGACCTAAAGTATACACTGTTTCATCATCTATTTTACTGTAAATGGAAGTGCTTTGGGAAAATCAATATTACAACTTGTCACGACACAAAAAGCTGGCAACTGAGACCACGAACTAATCAGACTTCTATATTCAGTCATGGTATCGGGCACCGACCCTTAATTCTAAGGGTTCAGATATCAGGATATGATAAAAAATTATCTGGTTCTGAGCTGGTCTTAAAATTAGGCAAATATAACCTCAGATAAACAACAACATATGACATATTATACCATGTAATTATTTATTCAACAAAGACTAAAACGAAAAATGAAAAACGAACTATATCCCATGATTAAATAGCTTGTTGAATCACTTTTAGCCACAATAACTTGGAGTTTTTGTGTTCTGTGTGACTGTaacagtctctcacatcattgtggaggaattttggccatCTGTTCTATACAGCGATGCTTCATTTCATTgaggcatttgtttatgcacagttcTCTGAAGGTCCTTGCTTAACTCTAGACTGTCTGGACTTTAACCATTGCAATATcttgattcttttgtttttcagccattctaTTGGAGATTTGCTGGTTGTAGGTGGTCTCTCCTGACTCATTTTTGGCACGCTTTGGATGGCCTCTCACTTGTCTCtaaaatactttggtatacacaGGTGTTCATAGTTAACTGCAAGGTACCCAGGTCCAGTCCCTGCAAAACAAcaccaaatcatcacccctcaaACCCTCCGCCACTCGGACACTAtgagctgatatgctgtgtttcatGTTCACCAAATGTGGCACTttgcattatggccaaacatctccactgtTGGGGTCTTTGAGCCACATCACTTTGGGGTGGCAGTTATtcaggaggcagagcaggtcCCCCAGGAATCAGACGTTTGGTCGTTCACTCCCTGACTGCTCAGTCCAGTCTGTAGGCAAAATATCCTTGAGCAAAATATTAACCCTAAGTTAGATGCATCCAtaagagtgtgaatgttagaaaacACTTAAGCATAGAAAAAGGTGCCAGAAGTCTTAGTTTGTTCAGAAACAACTTTGCAAGTCATGCTAACtcatgctgccatgttctttttagagaaaaGAGGCTTTCTTTTGGCAAACCTTGTAAACAAGCCGTACTTCTTCAGACTTTTTCTAGTTGTACTGTcaggaactttaacatttaacatgctaactgaagcCTGTAGGGTGTGAGATGTAGCCTTTGGGAGGttttttgcaatttctctgagcattgcacagtctgaccttggcGTGTGCTGTGACGTCCACTCGTGGAAAGTTGGCAACTGTCTTGATTGTTTTtcacttgtgaataatctttctctCTGTCGAATGACAGACTTCCAGTTGGTTCTAAATGACCTTATACTCATATCCAGACTGATGTTGTTGCTGACGTCTTTCCTTCTTGCAAATTCTGTTAACACATCTGACCAGCAAAATCTcttcttttatagaggtgctcacaatttctgatgatcagttaatcaagtgtatTTAATAAGCAgtacctggctgctacttaccctcttaacTCCTATGGAAACAGTAAGGCTGTACTGAGTTTTTCATAAGGTCTCTGTGCATTTTAGCTAAATTTCCTCTAAAAAGGTTAATCTAAGGTTGTATTTACCCAATTTTCATCCGCCAAGGGCCAGATGatttttattatgtcctgatCCGTGAAACCTTATGAGAGAAAGAGGGCGCACTTTTACCATGACTAACTGGAAGTCGTTTTGGGTACTTTTAGCTTCTTGCAGAAGAATGCGGGTTTAAGACGCTTCTCTCATGGCTTACTTTTTAATCCTGCAAACAATATCCAATCTATGGTCACATCTTCTATTTTGTTTCCCATTTCTTCCTGAAACAGCCGTGTGTTTTTGCCACAAATGATGGTAAGTGAGAGTATAAATGTTAAATTTACTAGTGGACACCCTAACGGTTGGTTGAAGCTATAAAGCTGAGCAGCGCTGCCCATAGCTAATAAATCTTTATTAATCACTATGAGAGGCACACACTCTTTCCACATAGTCATCTGatacattttttattacaatgGTCATAGGCTATTTAATGTGGCCTGGAAAATATTACCCTCTCTAAACATAACAGCTTTGGCAGTCTTGCGTGAACATGTTTGCTGGCGTAGCACAGATGAGCCCAGATAAGTCAGGTACACTCTCAAAACGCACAGGCGTGGACTATTTCTTAGCTGTCTTTGGTTTTTCTGTTAGTTTTTCCAATTTTGTGATGCAAGCAATCTGATTACCCTTTTTCAGAAAAGAATGAATTAATGATGATAGGTGCACAGAGATATTTCTGACTCACTGATGACTGATGTGTTCTAGGcttacaggcacacacacaaactgcttgACCTCAAGTGGTAGAACAAGTCAAGCCCGCTAATAGCTTCTAAATCGAAGCAGGAAGCATTTTAATGGTACACTCAGAACTCAGACTGTGGAGTAAACATGGCCTCTGCCTCACTATAAATAGTGAATATCGTCTGTTGTGTCCTGTTTTTGGAGCTTTTTATGGATGAAGCTTGTTATCAAATGTgacgtacactggggagtaggCAAGTTTTGTGACCCCGTGACACAGGGGAGGTTTGAAAAATGTTTGATTTGAACTTACAAAAAGCTTTTAAATTATGGTTTTAAACAAGAGGAGAAAAGAGTGCATCAGCTCCAAACAGTGGTGCAAAGAAATCGTGTTGCTCTTGCCAAGGAAACTGAGTCTCCCTTATTAATTATACATACTAAGGGTATCAGACCATTCTCTCAAATATTGTGTTGGTATGCATAAGTAATGGTCATTGATCCAGTGATTAACAGTGTGAGTCCGCACAGGTAGCACAAATCTGGTCGAAGGCTGGCTTCCTGCAGGTCCTCTGGCACCTCGCCATCAGGGCTCCTGTGCAGCAGCCTCATACACTGCCCCCACCGAGCCTCCTAGTCACAGGTAACCTTTCTTTACATTGTCCTTTGgtggaaacacaaatgcacagcacAGCGAAAAGCACAAACTCAAATAGCGCGTGTGTGGCATTAGTAAAAGGGAAAGGACATGAGAGTGATCATCAGAAGGAAGAGAAAGCAACACAGAGACAAGTCAAGGGAAAGCAAACAGAGGCAACCATACTGTAGGGCATGCATCTGCATGATGGGCGATGTGCAAATCAGCCCAGAGCTGATGGTTTGCAGTCAGCTCACTGGACTATTGCTAAGAGCTCTCGATTCTGGAAGAGGAGGGTGGCTCTACGATATTGCTTGAATCACGTTTGTGCCACTGACGgggaaagaacaaataaaaatattcacATTAAGAACTGCTGCCAAGCACAGATATTTAAGCATTAGCGGTAAAAGGATGATTGTGTAGGATAAAATCAGCTAAAGGAAAAGATCAGAATACGAGTTTTGCTGcttaacagttttgtttttcaaaccaGCACAAGTTAAATTACAGCTTTCCTCCCGTGAGAAATGAGGACCACAATCGTTGGGCGAATATTGTGATGTGCATAGATTTGGCAGCTACTGGAGGGAATAAAACAATAACAGTGAGTACTGTTTTATGAGTGACTACAACATTTCATTAAGACCCCATCATTTGGATAATGATCTGGCTCATTTGAATTCTTGTGTGAAGAATTTGCTAAATATCGTTTGTGCCTCTGGGTTTTCTGATGTTTGTTCCCAACTCGCCCCAGTTCCTCTGCGCTGATATTACTTTTGTCTGCACAACAAAAGATATTGGAAGAACCAAGCAGCTGAGGGAGGAACACATGTGAGACTGCACACCATTACATGGATGATGGCAGGTTTCTTTATGGTACATCTGAGCATGAAAACTCCCAAGTTGAAAACGTGAAATGTTTCACCATAAAATCCTAATTTTACTAATATAATAGTGGATGTTTCTGGTGGTAAAACAGACTACTCGTCCATAACATTGCCATTACTGTTCCATGGTAACTGCTTCCAGGATTTTTCTCAAGAGCACGAGCACCTCTCAACGTTTGTTGTAACACCTCACAAGGTCTGTGGGGACAGGAAGGACTCGTTAAAATCACGCTTCACTGCTTAATCCTTCTCTGTTTTGTCATTTCCAGTTAATCAGAGAGGGGAAGGGAAGAAAAGAGCTTTAGCTTTT
It encodes the following:
- the LOC112436534 gene encoding fibrinogen-like protein 1-like protein, coding for MKYLRCLSPAVVLLLLSVTGLDMEHLQAENLNLLSPDEHKLVLNRGMRVLPRDCYEMLMASSGRARDGVYLIQPGDSPIVAYCAMQEGGWTVVQHITVNSSVNFDCTWAEYKKGFGFITGDHWLGNDYLHQLTRGPARYKLGIKLVDQDAVTKMGEYDPFLVEDEASAYRLRLGLFEGTTVDALTLDTENYLHDNQKFTTKDRDNDNYFQNCAKLEFQGVPGGGWWYDACAGANLNRRNVIYWQKDCNKERLCKYAWMMVRPSDTVKLIQSGDCKKDEL
- the chrm5a gene encoding muscarinic acetylcholine receptor M5a; translated protein: MEGENMNSTVNTSTMDIHLVTHSLWEVITIATVSAIVSLITIVGNVLVMVSFKVNSQLKTVNNYYLLSLAAADLIIGVFSMNLYTSYILMGYWALGNLACDLWLALDYVASNASVMNLLVISFDRYFSITRPLTYRAKRTPKRAGIMIGLAWLVSLVLWAPPILCWQYFVGKRTVPERQCQIQFFSEPVITFGTAIAAFYVPVSVMTILYCRIYKETEKRTKDLAELQGINCSTESGVAQPQKTIIRSCFSCKLSSASQDRNQASWSSSTRSNAVKSAATTSDEWSKAGQLTTFNSYASSEDEDRPVSPGGFQTSFGNQACKATKSGVCSESEQLSSYDEESFFQTPPKSNSQKSSKCVSYKFKPVTKESHTEHQSRNGDTKITSPTFSSAESMSVPSTSTMSKPIDTTLKSQITKRKRMVLIKERKAAQTLSAILLAFILTWTPYNIMVLISTFCSQCIPVSLWHLGYWLCYVNSTVNPMCYALCNKTFQKTFRMLLLCQWKKKRIEEKLYWYGQNPVVSSKMT